From Solibacillus isronensis, the proteins below share one genomic window:
- a CDS encoding TRAP transporter small permease yields MATIKKAKSILDRSLDYILGTMVIAMTLIIIYQIFTRNFLDFTPRWTEELALLLLIWIAFIGIAIGFRDNLHIGVGVFVGLMPKGIQKKIDLITKVLVVAMSIIFIYYGFRFTFLMHGSLMAGTRLPQSILYSAIPVSGILTFIYGIEMFFKDAIHEDFDDDAKEAMEAAK; encoded by the coding sequence GTGGCTACTATAAAAAAGGCAAAAAGTATTTTAGACCGCAGCCTAGATTATATTTTAGGAACGATGGTTATTGCGATGACACTGATCATCATCTATCAAATATTTACACGTAACTTTTTAGACTTCACACCGAGATGGACGGAAGAATTGGCATTGCTTTTATTAATTTGGATTGCCTTTATTGGAATTGCAATCGGATTTAGAGACAACTTACATATTGGGGTAGGGGTATTTGTAGGTTTGATGCCAAAGGGCATTCAAAAGAAAATCGATCTCATCACTAAAGTATTGGTAGTTGCAATGAGTATCATTTTTATCTATTACGGCTTCCGTTTTACATTTTTAATGCATGGCTCATTAATGGCCGGTACAAGATTGCCGCAAAGTATTTTATACAGTGCGATTCCTGTCAGTGGTATTTTAACATTCATTTACGGGATTGAAATGTTCTTTAAAGATGCGATTCATGAAGATTTTGATGACGATGCCAAAGAAGCGATGGAGGCGGCTAAATAA
- a CDS encoding tagaturonate reductase has protein sequence MQQLSNEVYTRKTAVVERIVQFGTGNFLRAFVDWLVHEANLQQQQDLGIVIVQSTSGSTSEIINAQDGLYTLVTQGIQNGKRVNYEQVIESVTRSISLQKQYEEYMKLAVSEDLQYVVSNTTEAGIVYEELPFDKQPSTNFVANVTHFLWKRYETFGGDPSKGLIFLPCELIEQNGTALKNGIVSYANAWNLGQSFIDWVTNANTFCNTLVDRIVPGFPKSQHEELSMKLGYVDKLLVSAEPYYIWVIENEEALHSFPLVNNKFEVKLVEELSYYRERKVKMLNGAHSALTPLAILMNIDTVGQVMEHPGLRPFVQRLLAQEVIPTINGDKEQLIIYQQAVLERFENPFIAHYVKSIALNAIAKFKTRNIPSLLAYYKQYETLPKHLTTSLAAWIYLYQTPAVFSPQDAPEAIEQITANSLEAVLRNENLWGIDLTTIPQLEQFVGQAIAAFKEQQTAQFIAELEEEVMGL, from the coding sequence ATGCAACAGTTATCAAACGAAGTGTATACTCGAAAAACAGCTGTCGTAGAGCGTATTGTCCAATTTGGCACGGGGAATTTTCTCCGTGCTTTTGTTGATTGGCTTGTACATGAAGCGAATTTACAGCAGCAACAGGATTTAGGAATTGTTATTGTCCAGTCAACATCAGGAAGTACGTCAGAAATAATCAATGCGCAAGACGGCCTATACACACTTGTTACGCAAGGGATTCAAAATGGTAAGCGAGTCAACTATGAACAAGTGATTGAAAGTGTAACACGGAGCATATCACTGCAAAAGCAATACGAAGAATATATGAAGCTCGCGGTTTCAGAAGACCTCCAATATGTTGTATCCAATACTACCGAAGCGGGGATTGTTTATGAAGAGCTTCCATTTGATAAACAGCCATCAACAAATTTTGTAGCGAATGTGACTCATTTTTTATGGAAACGCTATGAAACATTCGGCGGAGACCCGTCAAAAGGGCTGATTTTCCTGCCGTGTGAATTAATTGAACAGAACGGTACCGCTTTAAAAAATGGGATTGTAAGCTATGCAAATGCATGGAACCTAGGGCAGAGCTTCATCGATTGGGTAACAAATGCCAATACGTTTTGCAACACACTTGTTGACCGTATCGTACCGGGATTCCCGAAAAGCCAACATGAAGAATTATCGATGAAGCTTGGGTATGTTGACAAATTACTTGTCTCGGCAGAACCGTATTATATTTGGGTAATAGAAAATGAGGAAGCGCTTCATTCTTTTCCGTTAGTTAATAATAAATTTGAAGTAAAGCTTGTAGAAGAATTGAGTTATTACCGGGAGCGCAAAGTGAAAATGCTCAATGGTGCACACTCCGCATTAACACCGCTTGCTATTTTGATGAATATAGATACAGTCGGGCAAGTGATGGAACACCCTGGATTAAGACCGTTTGTTCAACGCTTACTTGCCCAGGAAGTGATACCTACCATTAATGGTGACAAAGAACAGTTAATCATATATCAACAAGCGGTTTTAGAGCGCTTTGAAAATCCTTTTATTGCACATTACGTAAAAAGTATTGCACTCAATGCAATCGCCAAGTTTAAAACTAGAAATATCCCATCGTTACTGGCGTATTATAAGCAATATGAAACACTTCCGAAACATTTAACAACATCATTGGCTGCCTGGATTTACCTATATCAGACACCGGCAGTATTTTCGCCGCAAGATGCTCCGGAAGCGATTGAGCAAATTACGGCAAACTCATTAGAGGCTGTATTGCGTAATGAAAATCTTTGGGGAATAGATTTAACCACGATTCCACAACTTGAACAATTTGTCGGGCAGGCAATTGCGGCATTTAAAGAACAACAAACAGCACAGTTTATTGCGGAATTGGAAGAGGAGGTAATGGGATTATGA
- a CDS encoding UxaA family hydrolase has product MKETIVIHPSDNVAVALRAFEAGEPFSIGQEQINLAQEVTRGHKIATRNIEKGEHIIKYGYPIGHATEDIAKGTVVHTHNVKTNLQDIINYNYDKKDITLNYPQRNLTFKGYRRSNGEVGIRNELWIIPSVGCVNGIADMIIREFEQRVGSIAPFESTLVLKHNFGCSQLGDDHENTRTILLDAINHPNAAAVLVLGLGCENNTIEEMKQELGDYDTSRVKFVVSQQVDDEVEASVEALVELHEAVRNDRREDIPISELRIGLKCGGSDGLSGITANPLLGRFSDFLVTQGGTTVLTEVPEMFGAETILMNRAQDEETFEKIVSLINDFKQYFIDYNQPIYENPSPGNKAGGITTLEDKSLGCTQKAGSAEIVDVLKYGERLKKRGLNLLSAPGNDLVACTALASAGCQLVLFTTGRGTPFGSFVPTMKISTNSAIYAQKKHWIDFNAGQILEDDIDEDAVLEEFIQYIIAVASGEPLNHERMNFKEMAIFKTGVTL; this is encoded by the coding sequence ATGAAAGAAACGATTGTAATTCATCCATCTGATAATGTTGCGGTCGCTTTACGTGCGTTTGAAGCGGGAGAGCCATTTTCCATCGGTCAAGAGCAGATTAATTTGGCACAGGAAGTTACTAGAGGCCATAAAATTGCCACACGTAACATTGAAAAAGGGGAACATATTATAAAATATGGCTATCCGATTGGACATGCTACTGAAGATATTGCAAAAGGAACTGTTGTCCACACGCATAATGTGAAAACAAATTTGCAGGACATCATTAACTATAATTACGACAAGAAAGATATTACATTAAACTACCCGCAGCGTAATTTAACATTTAAAGGGTACCGACGCAGCAATGGTGAAGTCGGTATACGGAATGAGCTGTGGATTATTCCTTCAGTCGGATGTGTGAATGGTATTGCGGATATGATTATTCGGGAGTTTGAGCAACGCGTAGGAAGTATTGCGCCTTTTGAATCGACACTCGTATTAAAGCATAATTTTGGCTGTTCGCAATTAGGCGACGACCATGAAAATACACGTACTATTTTACTGGATGCAATTAATCATCCGAATGCTGCAGCGGTGCTTGTATTAGGACTTGGTTGCGAGAATAATACAATTGAAGAGATGAAGCAGGAACTAGGTGATTACGATACTTCCCGTGTGAAATTTGTCGTGTCTCAGCAAGTTGATGATGAAGTTGAAGCAAGTGTAGAAGCACTCGTGGAACTTCATGAAGCAGTCCGCAATGACCGCCGAGAAGATATTCCGATTAGTGAATTGCGTATCGGACTAAAATGTGGCGGTTCAGACGGCTTATCGGGTATCACGGCGAATCCGCTTCTAGGCCGTTTCTCCGACTTTTTAGTAACACAGGGCGGCACAACGGTGCTGACGGAAGTTCCGGAAATGTTCGGAGCGGAAACGATTTTAATGAACCGTGCACAAGATGAAGAAACATTTGAAAAGATTGTTTCGCTTATTAATGACTTTAAGCAATACTTCATCGACTACAATCAGCCGATTTATGAAAATCCTTCACCAGGAAATAAAGCAGGCGGGATTACAACGCTGGAAGACAAGTCGTTAGGTTGTACGCAAAAAGCGGGCAGTGCTGAGATTGTAGACGTTTTGAAATACGGCGAACGTTTAAAAAAACGCGGGTTGAATTTATTGAGTGCACCTGGGAATGATCTTGTAGCATGTACAGCACTTGCATCAGCTGGCTGTCAATTAGTACTGTTTACTACAGGTCGTGGTACGCCATTCGGCTCATTTGTACCTACGATGAAAATTTCAACAAACAGTGCTATTTATGCGCAAAAAAAGCATTGGATTGATTTTAACGCAGGGCAAATATTAGAAGATGACATTGATGAAGATGCGGTACTGGAAGAATTTATTCAATACATTATTGCTGTTGCAAGTGGTGAGCCATTAAATCATGAACGAATGAATTTTAAAGAAATGGCTATTTTTAAAACAGGTGTAACGCTGTAA
- the uxaC gene encoding glucuronate isomerase gives MTKTFLGDSFLLNNKVAEKLYFDYAKDLPIIDYHCHLSPQEIYEDKQFKNITEAWLYGDHYKWRAMRANGVPEHLVTGDAADYERFEAWAKTVPYTIGNPLYQWTHLELRRFFNEETLLNEKTARAIWDNVNEQLPQKTARQLIIDSKVEVICTTDDPIDSLEYHIALQKDEQFNVKVLPSFRPDKALEINKPTFADWIGSLSEVVGETIESYEQLKEALAKRIQFFDEVGGKVSDHALDTIYYAEATEQEVSAIFEKGLAGGQVSLEDEAKYKTALLIFLGKQYALYNWAMQYHISAHRNNNTRQFNELGPDTGYDSINDGPIAVPLTRLLDALALEDALPKTIIYSLNPKDYYVIASIIGSFQEKVPGKIQFGTAWWFNDQKEGMLDQMKALASIGVFSRFIGMLTDSRSFLSYTRHEYFRRLVCDLIGGWVENGEFPEDYELLGKVVQDICYYNAKNYFNF, from the coding sequence ATGACAAAAACATTTTTAGGTGATTCGTTTTTATTGAATAATAAAGTAGCTGAGAAGTTGTATTTCGATTATGCAAAAGATTTACCGATTATTGATTACCACTGTCATTTAAGTCCTCAGGAAATTTATGAGGATAAGCAATTCAAAAATATAACAGAGGCTTGGCTGTACGGTGACCATTATAAATGGCGTGCGATGCGGGCAAATGGGGTTCCGGAGCATCTAGTAACGGGTGATGCGGCTGATTATGAGCGTTTTGAAGCATGGGCAAAAACCGTTCCGTATACAATTGGAAACCCTTTATATCAGTGGACACATCTAGAGCTTCGCCGATTCTTTAATGAAGAAACTCTATTAAATGAAAAAACAGCACGCGCTATTTGGGATAATGTAAATGAACAACTACCTCAAAAAACAGCACGTCAGTTAATTATAGACTCAAAAGTAGAAGTAATCTGCACAACAGATGATCCGATTGATTCACTTGAATATCATATCGCGCTTCAAAAAGATGAGCAGTTTAACGTGAAAGTACTGCCAAGTTTCAGACCGGATAAAGCATTGGAAATCAATAAGCCGACATTTGCGGACTGGATTGGATCATTATCGGAAGTAGTCGGTGAAACAATTGAGTCTTATGAACAATTGAAAGAAGCTCTTGCAAAACGTATTCAATTTTTTGATGAAGTCGGCGGTAAAGTATCAGACCATGCATTGGATACGATTTATTATGCAGAAGCGACAGAACAAGAAGTGAGTGCTATTTTTGAAAAGGGGCTTGCGGGTGGACAAGTATCGCTGGAAGATGAAGCGAAATATAAAACAGCATTGCTTATCTTTTTAGGAAAGCAATACGCTTTATATAATTGGGCGATGCAATATCATATTTCCGCACACCGCAACAACAATACACGTCAGTTTAATGAATTAGGGCCGGATACAGGCTATGACAGCATTAATGACGGTCCAATCGCAGTACCGCTGACACGTTTACTGGATGCACTTGCACTTGAAGATGCATTACCGAAAACGATTATTTATTCATTAAATCCGAAAGACTATTACGTTATTGCCAGTATAATCGGAAGCTTCCAGGAAAAAGTGCCGGGGAAAATTCAATTCGGTACAGCTTGGTGGTTTAATGATCAAAAAGAAGGAATGCTTGATCAGATGAAAGCACTTGCGAGCATCGGGGTATTCAGCCGCTTTATCGGTATGCTGACGGATTCACGCAGTTTCCTGTCTTATACGCGCCACGAATATTTTAGACGCTTAGTATGTGATCTTATTGGCGGATGGGTTGAAAATGGAGAATTCCCTGAAGATTATGAGCTTCTTGGAAAGGTAGTACAGGATATTTGCTATTACAATGCAAAAAATTACTTTAACTTTTAA
- a CDS encoding TRAP transporter large permease, which yields MGIAILLAVFVVLLLLRVPVALCLAVSSFVTTIYLGIDLAAIVQRMVSGLNSFSLIAIPFFILAGEIMNEGGISRRLINLANVIVGKVRGGLAMVNVLSSTFFGGISGSAVADVSSIGSVLIPMMKKQKYDAEYSVAVTISSAAQGVLIPPSHNMIIYSTAAGGVSVGALFMGGIVPGIALGLILMIFAYAIAVKRNYPKGEPIKREEVPKIVREGLLGLFTAVIIIGGILSGIFTATESAAIGALYAFIISFFVYKDVPISAMGNILKRTVKTLSMVLFLIAASSAFGWLLAFLKVPAMVTETLLAVSPNDFVTLLIINVILLVLGMFMDMAPLILIATPILLPVAIEAGMDPVQFGVVLILNLAIGLVTPPVGTCLFVGCAIGKIPIEKATKGMLPFYGAMIVILLLITFVPDITLKLPELLLK from the coding sequence ATGGGGATTGCAATATTACTTGCAGTATTTGTAGTGTTATTACTTTTACGTGTACCGGTTGCACTATGTCTGGCGGTTTCGTCTTTTGTCACTACGATTTATTTAGGGATTGATTTAGCGGCAATTGTACAGCGAATGGTAAGCGGATTGAACAGTTTTTCGCTTATAGCGATTCCATTTTTCATTTTAGCCGGGGAAATTATGAATGAAGGCGGTATTTCACGCCGTTTAATTAATTTAGCAAATGTTATTGTCGGTAAAGTGCGCGGGGGCTTGGCGATGGTAAACGTTTTGTCATCAACGTTTTTTGGCGGTATTTCCGGTTCTGCTGTAGCGGACGTATCATCAATTGGTTCTGTATTAATCCCAATGATGAAAAAGCAAAAATATGATGCGGAATATTCTGTTGCCGTTACAATTTCAAGTGCTGCACAAGGCGTTTTAATTCCACCAAGTCATAATATGATTATTTATTCTACTGCTGCCGGTGGTGTATCGGTTGGTGCATTGTTTATGGGGGGAATCGTTCCGGGTATTGCATTAGGCTTAATTTTAATGATTTTTGCATATGCGATTGCAGTAAAGCGTAATTATCCAAAAGGTGAACCGATTAAGCGTGAAGAGGTACCTAAAATTGTACGCGAAGGTTTATTAGGATTGTTTACAGCGGTTATTATTATCGGGGGTATTTTATCCGGTATTTTCACAGCGACAGAATCTGCGGCAATCGGTGCATTATATGCGTTTATTATTTCATTTTTCGTTTATAAAGATGTGCCGATTTCGGCGATGGGGAACATTCTGAAACGTACTGTCAAAACATTGTCGATGGTACTGTTTTTAATTGCAGCTTCTTCAGCATTCGGCTGGCTGCTTGCATTTTTAAAAGTACCTGCAATGGTTACAGAAACGTTATTGGCTGTTTCACCGAACGATTTTGTTACATTATTAATTATTAATGTCATTTTATTAGTATTAGGTATGTTTATGGACATGGCACCGTTAATTTTAATTGCGACACCAATTTTATTGCCGGTAGCAATCGAAGCAGGTATGGATCCGGTTCAATTCGGTGTTGTATTAATTCTGAACTTAGCGATTGGTCTTGTAACACCGCCGGTTGGTACGTGTCTGTTTGTCGGATGTGCCATCGGTAAAATACCGATCGAAAAAGCAACAAAGGGAATGCTTCCATTTTATGGCGCAATGATTGTTATACTACTATTAATAACGTTTGTTCCAGATATTACGTTAAAACTTCCGGAACTACTATTAAAGTAA
- a CDS encoding LacI family DNA-binding transcriptional regulator gives MKKVTIADVAKEANVSVSTVSQFMNQRYEYMSVETRAKIQLAVEKLHYRPNILARSLKNKGTQTIGIIVANIMYTFTTHIVHHLERHFQQHGFQVIVCNANDNPKLEREHIDLLLAKQVEGFILFPTGNNKDLYDYLYNSNIPVVFLDRMIADVKIPSVLLNNEKAIELAVGELMNKGYENLAIVAGSIEQNITPRLERLEGFRQAMKKRGVAYGEHQVIATSTENLPEKFNQLLTEVNLDGIIAGNDRMLLAILHYLKEHAPDLLGKIGIAVIDEMPLAKFMSTKLTTIEQPTEEMAKQAVHLFLQIKKSGYTEELLSSYRFDPILV, from the coding sequence ATGAAAAAAGTAACAATAGCCGACGTTGCTAAGGAAGCAAATGTTTCGGTCAGTACCGTTTCACAATTTATGAATCAGCGCTACGAGTATATGAGTGTTGAAACACGGGCAAAAATCCAGTTAGCCGTTGAAAAACTGCACTACCGGCCAAATATTTTAGCACGAAGCCTGAAAAACAAAGGGACACAAACAATTGGGATTATTGTCGCTAATATTATGTACACGTTTACTACACATATCGTCCATCATTTAGAGCGTCATTTTCAGCAGCACGGCTTTCAGGTCATTGTGTGCAACGCAAATGATAACCCGAAATTGGAGCGTGAACATATTGATTTGCTGCTCGCAAAGCAAGTAGAAGGATTTATTCTTTTTCCTACAGGCAATAACAAAGACTTGTACGACTATTTGTATAACAGTAATATACCGGTTGTCTTTTTAGATCGTATGATTGCCGACGTGAAAATACCAAGTGTTCTACTGAATAATGAAAAAGCAATCGAGCTCGCAGTTGGGGAACTGATGAATAAGGGCTATGAAAATTTAGCAATTGTGGCAGGCTCGATTGAACAAAATATTACGCCTCGTCTTGAAAGGTTGGAAGGTTTCCGCCAAGCGATGAAAAAGAGGGGGGTAGCATACGGAGAACATCAAGTAATCGCCACTTCAACGGAAAACTTGCCGGAAAAATTCAATCAGTTGCTTACAGAAGTCAACCTGGATGGAATCATAGCCGGAAATGACCGTATGCTGCTCGCAATTTTACATTACTTAAAAGAACATGCTCCAGATCTTTTGGGGAAGATCGGTATTGCTGTAATTGATGAAATGCCATTAGCTAAATTTATGTCTACAAAATTGACAACGATTGAACAGCCAACAGAAGAAATGGCGAAACAAGCGGTTCATTTGTTCCTGCAAATCAAAAAAAGCGGCTACACAGAAGAATTATTATCCTCATACCGGTTTGATCCGATTTTAGTATAG
- a CDS encoding TRAP transporter substrate-binding protein, whose amino-acid sequence MKTKGVLMLLLALTIFLTACNSSEEARTIILAENQVDDYPTSVGDYEFARLIEEKTDGRYKVEVYTGGQLGDEKSAIELMQVGAIELARINGSPLMEFSDSLGVLSLPYLFSDDEHKWEVLNGEIGETLLNGLSESNLQGLAFYDSGNRHFYNAVREIKSPEDLEGLKIRVQQSSLNIDMVEALGASATAMSYGEVYSAIQTGVIDGAENNFPSYYTTNHFEVAKYITMDGHSGVPEVLTASKAFWDTLSEEDKEIFKEAALESQVVQREAWAALEEKSLLEARNAGNTVTVIDDVTPWQEAVEPIYAKYGQQFKENLEKIQSLVK is encoded by the coding sequence ATGAAAACAAAAGGGGTTTTAATGCTATTACTTGCATTAACAATATTTTTAACTGCTTGTAATTCTTCTGAAGAAGCTCGAACAATCATTTTAGCCGAGAACCAGGTAGATGATTATCCTACTTCCGTCGGCGATTATGAATTTGCGAGATTGATAGAAGAAAAAACAGATGGACGTTACAAAGTGGAAGTTTACACAGGAGGTCAGCTTGGTGACGAAAAGAGTGCCATTGAATTAATGCAGGTAGGGGCGATTGAACTGGCACGGATTAATGGCAGTCCTTTAATGGAATTTTCGGACTCATTAGGTGTTTTATCGTTACCATACTTATTTTCGGATGATGAGCATAAGTGGGAAGTATTGAATGGTGAAATCGGCGAGACATTATTAAATGGATTAAGCGAATCGAATTTACAAGGGTTGGCTTTTTACGATTCAGGCAACCGCCACTTCTATAATGCGGTTCGCGAAATAAAATCACCGGAAGATTTAGAAGGACTAAAAATAAGAGTACAGCAATCAAGTTTAAATATTGACATGGTTGAGGCATTAGGAGCTTCTGCCACAGCAATGTCTTATGGTGAGGTATATTCGGCAATTCAAACAGGGGTAATTGATGGTGCTGAAAACAACTTCCCAAGTTATTACACGACAAATCATTTTGAAGTGGCTAAATACATAACGATGGACGGACATTCTGGTGTACCGGAAGTTTTGACAGCTTCGAAAGCTTTCTGGGATACGTTATCCGAAGAAGATAAGGAAATCTTTAAGGAAGCAGCATTGGAATCACAAGTCGTGCAACGAGAAGCGTGGGCAGCACTGGAAGAAAAGTCTTTACTTGAAGCGCGAAATGCCGGTAATACAGTTACTGTCATCGATGATGTGACACCTTGGCAAGAAGCAGTTGAACCAATCTACGCAAAATACGGGCAACAGTTTAAAGAAAATTTAGAGAAGATTCAATCATTGGTTAAGTAA
- the ftsY gene encoding signal recognition particle-docking protein FtsY, whose product MSFFKRLKEKLAGSSEQQEQQEQQEQQVDLLPLDEQVQEENQLIETVEEEIPETEQAVEKEQEETVEQPPIEEVQPVEEEISNQSETDVEEQPQKQSAWSITQKFKAGLEKTRNSFTSKVNDLVARYRKVDEDFFEELEDVLLQADVGFETVMELMDKLRFEVQRQNIKDTNGIQAIISEKLVEIYESGEENLTELNIQQSGDLTVILFVGVNGVGKTTTIGKLAHRLKSEGKSVMLAAGDTFRAGAIEQLQVWGDRVGVEVIAQSEGSDPAAVMYDAIRAAKNRGVDILICDTAGRLQNKVNLMNELEKVHRVISREIPNAPHEVLLALDATTGQNALVQAQMFKEATNVTGIVLTKLDGTAKGGIVLAIRNKLHIPVKFVGLGEKMDDLQPFDAERYVYGLFAEGLEKELEKAEE is encoded by the coding sequence ATGAGTTTTTTTAAGCGACTGAAAGAAAAACTGGCAGGTAGCAGTGAACAGCAAGAACAACAAGAACAACAAGAACAACAGGTGGATTTGTTACCGCTTGACGAACAAGTGCAGGAAGAAAATCAACTAATCGAAACGGTAGAGGAAGAAATTCCTGAAACTGAACAAGCTGTTGAAAAAGAGCAGGAAGAAACAGTTGAGCAGCCGCCAATTGAAGAAGTTCAACCTGTTGAAGAAGAGATTTCTAATCAATCGGAAACAGATGTTGAGGAGCAACCTCAAAAGCAGTCTGCGTGGTCGATTACCCAGAAGTTTAAAGCGGGATTGGAAAAAACACGTAACTCTTTCACTTCTAAAGTAAACGATTTAGTTGCACGTTATCGTAAAGTGGATGAAGATTTCTTTGAAGAGCTAGAAGATGTCCTGCTGCAAGCGGATGTCGGCTTTGAAACAGTGATGGAATTAATGGATAAATTACGTTTTGAAGTACAGCGTCAAAACATTAAAGATACAAACGGAATTCAGGCGATCATTTCCGAAAAGCTTGTTGAAATTTATGAATCTGGTGAAGAAAATTTAACAGAATTAAATATTCAGCAGAGCGGAGATTTAACGGTTATTTTATTTGTTGGTGTTAATGGTGTCGGAAAGACTACGACAATCGGTAAATTGGCCCACCGTTTAAAATCTGAAGGGAAATCTGTGATGTTGGCAGCGGGAGACACATTCCGTGCCGGTGCCATTGAGCAGCTGCAAGTATGGGGCGACCGTGTCGGTGTAGAAGTTATTGCACAATCAGAAGGTTCCGACCCTGCAGCAGTAATGTATGATGCTATTCGTGCAGCTAAAAACCGCGGTGTCGATATTTTAATTTGTGATACAGCCGGCCGTCTGCAAAACAAAGTCAACTTAATGAACGAACTTGAAAAAGTGCATCGTGTAATTTCTCGTGAAATTCCGAATGCACCACATGAAGTACTTCTTGCATTGGATGCGACAACAGGCCAAAATGCGCTTGTTCAGGCTCAAATGTTCAAAGAGGCAACAAATGTAACAGGTATTGTTTTAACAAAACTGGATGGTACGGCAAAAGGCGGTATCGTATTGGCTATTCGCAATAAACTGCACATCCCTGTGAAATTTGTAGGACTTGGTGAAAAAATGGACGATCTGCAACCATTCGATGCAGAACGTTATGTATATGGTTTATTTGCCGAAGGACTGGAAAAAGAACTGGAAAAAGCAGAAGAGTAA